The Bacteroidota bacterium genomic sequence ATGGAAAAAATAAACATGAAAACTGGCAATGCAAGTGCTTTCAGGTGTGGTGAAAGGTTAATTAGGCTTACCTGCGGTAATAAATGCATCGAGGCGCAACTTGGGGTGTTGCGCCTCGATAATAATTTGGTATGAAGTTTAGATTTTATTTAGACGCTGCAGGAATGCATCTTTTTTACGGCGCGAAATTTCGATTTGCGAGCCGTCGGTCATTACTGCATAGCCGCCATCGGTTTTCAGATAGCGCACCACGTGGTTGATATTGATGAGGTGATGATGGTGAACGCGGATGAAATCGTTTTCGGGCAGCAGATCTTCGTAATGTTTGAGGCTGGCTGATACGAGGAGTTTCTTTTTGCTTTCGAGGAAGAAGCTGGTGTAGCTGCCATCGGCTTCGCAGCGGATAATGTCTTTTACGTTTACAATTTCGTAGGCATTTCCGGTGGGCAGTGTAATTTTTGTGTACTGCTCAGAAGGCATGCGGAAGTTTTGCAGCAGGAACTTGAGGTTTTCGAGATTATCGTTGCCGCTTTGCTTTTTCACAATTTTATCTACCGCCGCCTTCAGCTCGTCGCCGTCGATGGGTTTGAGCAGATAGTCGATTGCGCTGTATTTAATAGCGCGCAGGGCATGCTGGTCTGAAGCTGTGGTAAAAATTACATCAAAGCCGGCCTGCGGCAATTGTTCGAGCAAATCGAAGCCGCTGCCGTCGGCCATTTCAATATCGAG encodes the following:
- a CDS encoding response regulator transcription factor, which gives rise to MITAVIVEDETKSREVLETLVKTNCPDVQVVATADAVASGVELIRKVNPKLVFLDIEMADGSGFDLLEQLPQAGFDVIFTTASDQHALRAIKYSAIDYLLKPIDGDELKAAVDKIVKKQSGNDNLENLKFLLQNFRMPSEQYTKITLPTGNAYEIVNVKDIIRCEADGSYTSFFLESKKKLLVSASLKHYEDLLPENDFIRVHHHHLININHVVRYLKTDGGYAVMTDGSQIEISRRKKDAFLQRLNKI